The Apium graveolens cultivar Ventura chromosome 11, ASM990537v1, whole genome shotgun sequence genome has a window encoding:
- the LOC141698507 gene encoding BOI-related E3 ubiquitin-protein ligase 1-like yields MAVEAQFDYSMPSQPGGAAGNFLDHPHLVFNNTPTVNNSNNPRKRGREIYATPPPPPKNLRISSPNMQHHQLIDLSQLHSPPPNTVVSTGLGLSFGGQQNQSAVSMLQQDVTTQIQHQTDEIDQFLLAQLHEMRRKIAEMRQTHYRALLKTAEEAVAKRMREKDLEIEKAFHRNSELQARAAHFSAEAQVWKARAKAQEATAAALQAQLQNAMMSRGCAQTQNVGLTCVSGEGSAGDAESAYIDPERVEVRSVPSCKACQKRVASVVVLPCRHLCLCRECDGVVSTCPICLSFKSSSLEVSLR; encoded by the exons atggCTGTTGAAGCTCAATTTGATTACTCGATGCCGTCGCAACCAGGTGGCGCTGCAGGAAACTTTCTTGATCATCCCCATTTGGTTTTCAACAATACTCCTACAG TGAATAATAGCAATAATCCCCGAAAGAGAGGAAGAGAAATATATGCAACACCTCCTCCACCACCAAAGAATTTAAGAATCTCATCTCCAAATATGCAACACCACCAACTTATAGACCTCAGTCAGCTCCACTCCCCGCCGCCAAACACCGTCGTCTCCACCGGTCTTGGTCTATCTTTCGGCGGACAACAAAATCAGTCTGCAGTATCAATGCTACAACAAGATGTTACCACCCAAATACAACACCAGACCGATGAAATTGATCAGTTTCTTCTAGCTCAG CTCCATGAGATGAGGCGCAAGATAGCAGAGATGAGGCAAACACACTATCGTGCGCTGCTAAAGACGGCCGAGGAAGCCGTGGCGAAGAGGATGAGAGAGAAAGATTTGGAGATCGAAAAAGCCTTTCACCGGAATTCTGAACTTCAGGCAAGGGCGGCGCATTTTAGCGCGGAGGCGCAGGTTTGGAAAGCTAGGGCCAAGGCCCAAGAGGCCACAGCAGCAGCACTACAAGCCCAGTTGCAAAATGCGATGATGAGCCGTGGATGCGCACAAACGCAAAACGTGGGGCTAACTTGCGTATCAGGCGAAGGGTCAGCCGGGGATGCCGAGTCAGCGTATATTGACCCGGAACGGGTCGAGGTGAGGAGCGTACCCAGTTGCAAGGCGTGTCAAAAACGAGTTGCATCGGTGGTGGTGTTGCCTTGTCGGCATTTATGTTTGTGTCGTGAATGTGACGGCGTCGTTTCAACTTGCCCAATATGTTTGTCGTTTAAAAGCTCTAGCTTGGAGGTGTCTCTTCGATAA